A genome region from Acipenser ruthenus chromosome 29, fAciRut3.2 maternal haplotype, whole genome shotgun sequence includes the following:
- the LOC117429402 gene encoding pre-mRNA-splicing factor SPF27, giving the protein MAGTSSVAGDVFVDALPYFDQGYDAAGVREAAAALVEEETRRYRPTKNYLSYLPTPDFSTFETEIMRNEFERLAARQPMELLGMKRYELPAPSSGQKNDITAWQDCVNNSMAQLEHQAVRIENLELMSQYGSNSWKLYNENLMHLIELSQKELQRVRKEIQDLNWQRKNDQMKGGAKLRELESNWVSLVSKNYEIERAIVQLESELCQLNQQHGDENKENIRQDF; this is encoded by the exons ATGGCGGGCACCAGCTCAGTTGCCGGGGATGTGTTTGTGGACGCTTTGCCTTATTTCGATCAGGGATACGACGCTGCTGGCGTGCGAGAGGCG gCGGCCGCGCTAGTGGAAGAGGAGACGCGGCGCTACAGACCCACGAAGAATTACCTGAGTTACCTGCCCACGCCAGACTTCTCTACCTTCGAG acAGAAATCATGCGCAATGAGTTTGAGAGGTTAGCAGCCAGACAGCCTATGGAACTCCTGGGCATGAAGAG GTATGAGCTACCGGCCCCCTCGTCAGGACAGAAGAATGACATCACAGCGTGGCAGGACTGCGTGAACAACTCGATGGCTCAGCTGGAGCACCAGGCGGTCCGCATTGAGAACCTGGAACTCATGTCTCAGTACGGCAGCAACAGCTGGAAGCTGTACAACGA AAACCTGATgcacttgatagagctgtcacaGAAGGAGCTACAGAGGGTCAG GAAGGAGATTCAAGACCTGAACTGGCAGAGGAAAAATGACCAGATGAAAGGAGGAGCCAAACTGCGAGAGCTGGAGTCCAA CTGGGTGTCGCTGGTCAGCAAGAACTACGAGATCGAGCGAGCCATCGTGCAGCTGGAGAGCGAGCTGTGCCAGCTGAACCAGCAGCACGGGGACGAGAACAAGGAGAACATCCGGCAGGACTTCTga